The genomic DNA ACTGGTTGAGCCCTGGTCAATTGCTAATACATATTTACTGGTTGCGTTCATCAAACGTGCCCCTTTTTTTCAATCGTCGCTTGCGACCTAATCATACCATAGCTGTAAAAAGTTCAAGAAAAAAGAAGGAGCAAGCTCCTTCTTTTTTAATCACGGATTACCGTTTAATTTGGACCCGAATGTCACAATCAATCTCAGCTGGTTCAACCTGTTCTTGATAGTCGAAGTTTGCTTCGTTAAAGTAGTGTTTCATTTCATCATTAATGACGTTTAAATCCCGAACGTCCCCCGTTTGGCGCTTAATCAGTAGGGTGTATTCCTTCGTGTCTTCATCCACATTTTCGAAGTCATAAATTACATCAACTGTGTTTAAAATTTCTTGAATTAACTGGCGCTCGGTCATTTCCATCTGCTTCATTTCCCTTCGTAAGTCATTACCCTAAGCCTAGTGCAATTAACTTCGTTTGTAAACAATTATTATCCTTCAATTCTCGAATCTTTCAGTGCTATAATAGCGGTATGACAATCGAGCAAAGGACGTGAATCAGATGAAGAACGAACGCATCATCAAGCTTGATTCTACGGAAAATCTCCGGGAATTGGGTGGTTACCAAACGACTGATGGGCGCACCATTAAATGGCATAAATTACTGCGTTCTGGAAGTTTAGGTCTGCTGACGCCCACTGACCAAGCCTTTTTAGCGGCATACGGAGTCCGTTACGACGTGGACTTCCGTTCTGGTCAAGAACGAACGACCGCCCCAGATGCGGTGACTACTGATCAGATTGAATACCGGTTTGATCCCGTGTTTGACGAAGACCGGACCGATAACTCGCAGGATCCGGCCGAATTTCGTCAGATGCTCGAGGACAATCCCAACTACGCCCATGACCACATGGTAGACGTCTACCAGCGGATGGTGCTTAACGACGGCTGTCACGACGCCTACCGCCGGTTTTTTAAAATCCTGTTGCAAAATGACCAACCCAATCAAGCAATATTGTTTCACTGCACGGCGGGAAAGGATCGGACGGGCATGGCTGCCGTTTTCCTGTTGGCCGCCCTTGGAGTTGATTTAGAAACGATCAAGCAGGACTACATTTTAACGAACCAAGTGGTAAAGGACCTGGTGGACCAAAAAATGGCCGCCGTCCGAGCTGATGGCTTTTCCGAAACCGCCATTCGGAACCTTCGGGAACTGTATACCGTTGACCTGGACTTTTTAGACGCGGCCCTGGCAACGATTAACGAACACTATGGGAGTCTCGATCAGTATCTTAGTGACGTTCTTGGAGTCGGCACTGCGGAACGGGAACGGCTACAAACACTCTACCTCGAACCTAATCATCACTAACGCGGAGGAAACTATGAACATCATCGAAGATTTACAGTGGCGTGGGGCCATTAACCAACAGACAGACGCCGCTGGTTTGGAAGCAACCATTAACGAACATCCGATTGACCTGTATTGTGGCGTTGATCCAACTGGTGACAGTATGCACATTGGCCACCTGATTCCATTTATGATCATGGAACGCTTTGCGCGCGATGGCCACCATCCCTACATCGTCATTGGAGGCGCAACCGGTTCAATTGGCGATCCCAGTGGTCGGAAAACGGAACGACAGTTACAAACTAAGGAACAGGTCGAAAAAAACGTGGCGGCGTTGACCGCACAAATGAAGCACCTGTTTGGAAATAACTCGAACATCAGCATCGTTAATAACTACGACTGGACCAAGGATGTAACCCTCCTCGACTTTTTACGGGATTACGGCAAGCTGTTTAACGTTAACACGATGTTAAACAAGGAAGTGGTTGCAAGTCGCCTCGCCCAGGGAATTTCCTTCACAGAGTTTACCTACCAAATCCTGCAAGCCTACGACTTCTTCCAGCTCCATGAACAGCACGACGTACAACTAGAGATTGGGGGCGCTGACCAGTGGGGTAACATTACCGCCGGGATCGATCTGATCCACAAACTCCGAGGCCCGGAAACCAAGGTCTATGGTCTGACGATTCCCCTCATGCTCAAGGCGGATGGAACTAAGTTTGGGAAGACGGCGGGGGGCGCCGTTTGGTTAGACCCCGCGAAAACGGCTCCTTACGAATTTTACCAATTCTGGTTCAACCAAGATGATCGCGATGTGATTAAGTACCTGAAGTACTTTACCTTCCTTGACCACGCAGAAATTGACTACTTGGAACGACAGGTGGAAAAGGAGCCCTGGAAACGGGAAGCGCAACGGCGGCTAGCTGAGGAAGTAACTGCGTTTGTGCACGGACAAGCGGCCGTTGAGAATGCCGAACGGATTGCAAAGTTACTCTTTACTGGAAACGTCCAGGAGCTAAGTCCGATTGAAGTCGGTCAGGCCTTTAATAACGTCCCGACCGTGACTATCAATGCCGAACCGCAAAACATCATTGACCTCTTGTTAGCAATGCACGTGGATAGTTCCAAACGTCAAGCCCGTGAAGACGTCCAAAACGGAGCCATTACCGTCAATGGCACCAAGGTTACGGATGTGAACGCTACGATTGATCCCGCTGATCATTTTGATGGACAATACGTGATTGTCCGGCGGGGGAAGAAAAAACACTTCCTAGCCCAGGTCACTAATTAACTTAACTAAAAAAACTCTCGTCATTCACTGACGGGAGCTTTTTTTATCATTGTGACCAACCAAAAACAGGATCATCCCAGAGGGACAATCCTGTTTAATTAATGAAACTAATTTGTTTACCAGTAGTTATGAGCGTTCCGGAAAGCAACGGCGTTTGCAACTGAACCGTACCGGCTAACAGCGTATTGACGAGCAACCCGTTCTTGGTTAGCTGGTGAGTAGTCACCGTTCAAGTATGCTGAAGACAATTGGTATTTACCAATGTATTGACCATTCCGAGCCGTGTATGAACCACCAGATTCAACCGCGGCGATGGAGTCTAAGGAACCATCACTTTCGGCACCAGTATTGCTACTTGCTTGGGTAGCAGCTGGAGCTGGCGTTGGTGCTGGTTGAGCAGCTGGTTGGGCTGGAGCTTGCTTAGCAACCGGTTGAGCGGCTGGCGTCGTTGGTTGGGCAGCAGCTTGGCTATTAGTTGCTTCAGCAACCGGTTGGGCCGGAGTAACTTTAGCAGCTTGGGCAGCTGAGTTCGCAACCTTAACGTTT from Fructilactobacillus ixorae includes the following:
- a CDS encoding tyrosine-protein phosphatase; protein product: MKNERIIKLDSTENLRELGGYQTTDGRTIKWHKLLRSGSLGLLTPTDQAFLAAYGVRYDVDFRSGQERTTAPDAVTTDQIEYRFDPVFDEDRTDNSQDPAEFRQMLEDNPNYAHDHMVDVYQRMVLNDGCHDAYRRFFKILLQNDQPNQAILFHCTAGKDRTGMAAVFLLAALGVDLETIKQDYILTNQVVKDLVDQKMAAVRADGFSETAIRNLRELYTVDLDFLDAALATINEHYGSLDQYLSDVLGVGTAERERLQTLYLEPNHH
- the tyrS gene encoding tyrosine--tRNA ligase, which produces MNIIEDLQWRGAINQQTDAAGLEATINEHPIDLYCGVDPTGDSMHIGHLIPFMIMERFARDGHHPYIVIGGATGSIGDPSGRKTERQLQTKEQVEKNVAALTAQMKHLFGNNSNISIVNNYDWTKDVTLLDFLRDYGKLFNVNTMLNKEVVASRLAQGISFTEFTYQILQAYDFFQLHEQHDVQLEIGGADQWGNITAGIDLIHKLRGPETKVYGLTIPLMLKADGTKFGKTAGGAVWLDPAKTAPYEFYQFWFNQDDRDVIKYLKYFTFLDHAEIDYLERQVEKEPWKREAQRRLAEEVTAFVHGQAAVENAERIAKLLFTGNVQELSPIEVGQAFNNVPTVTINAEPQNIIDLLLAMHVDSSKRQAREDVQNGAITVNGTKVTDVNATIDPADHFDGQYVIVRRGKKKHFLAQVTN
- a CDS encoding LysM peptidoglycan-binding domain-containing protein gives rise to the protein MKLKGLKSIAAVAAVSAGVMFAGANNADASTKITVQSGDTLSELAQTYGVSVNSMQKANNIKDINRIYVGEVFIVGDNGNVKVANSAAQAAKVTPAQPVAEATNSQAAAQPTTPAAQPVAKQAPAQPAAQPAPTPAPAATQASSNTGAESDGSLDSIAAVESGGSYTARNGQYIGKYQLSSAYLNGDYSPANQERVARQYAVSRYGSVANAVAFRNAHNYW